From Geotalea uraniireducens Rf4:
ATAGGGAACCTGTTCTCCAATAACTACAGCTTCAGCTATGTCAACGGTACGCTGGTGATCGGCAAGGCAACCCCGGTCATCATCTGGAACACCCCGGCAGCCATCACCGCCGGAACCGCGCTCTCCATCAGCCAACTGAACGCCAGCGCCGGCGTTGCGGGCAGCTTTGCCTACACCCCCGTCGCCGGAACAATATTGAGCGCCGGAAGTCACACCCTCTCGGTCAGTTTCACACCGAACGACGGCAACTATAGCAGCGCCAGCGCTTCGGTGAGCATTACGGTCAACGCCGCGCCGGTCATCTCCGATACCACTGCTCCGACGATGGACGCTTTCACCATCCCGGTGAGCGCACACAGCCTGACCATCCCTATCACCAGCTTCACCGCCAGCGACGCCAACGGCGTCATCGGTTACCTGGTGAGTGAAAATGCCAGCCAGCCTACTACAGATGCGGTCTGGAGCGCCACTGCGCCTGTTGAATACACCTTCAGCTCGCAAGGCAGCAAAACGCTCTACGCCTTTGCAAAAGACGCGGCGGGCAATGTCTCGGTGCCGCTCTCCGCCAGCGTCACCATCACGCTGCCTGACACCACCGTACCGACTGTCACCAACTTCACCATTCCAGATACTGCTGCCAGTCTCATTGTACCGGTAACCAACTTTGACGGGGGCGACGACACTGCTATCACCACCTGGTTGCTGAGTGAGACGGCAACAGCTATGGCGGGCGACAGCAGGTGGAGTGCCACAAAACCGTCTGACTACACCTTTGGCGGTCAAGGGACTAAAACCCTTTACGCCTTTGCTAAGGATGTAGCGGGTAACGTCTCGGCACCGCTGTCCGCCACAGTTGTTATCACGCTTCTCGACACGACCGCGCCAACTGTTGACGCCGTCACCATTCCGGCCACCGCATCGAGCCTGACCGTTGCTCTCAATGCCATCAGCGCAACCGACACCAGCGGCGTCACCGGCTATTTCATCAGCGAATCGGCCACCCCGCCCGCCGCCGATGCCACCGGCTGGAGCGCAACCGCTCCAACCAGCTACACCTTTGCTTCACAAGGTAACAAAACACTCTACATCTTTGCCAAAGATGCGGCCGGCAACGTATCGCTTCCGGTCACCGCTTCCGTCACCATAACGCTCTCCGATACCACTGCGCCGAGCGTCACCAGCTTCACCATCCCGGCCACCTCCGCCAGCCTCACCGTCGCAGTCACCAGCTTCACCGCCAGTGACGACACCGCCGTCACCGGCTACCTGCTCAGTGAAACTGCCACCGCCACGGCAGGCAGCGGCAACTGGACGGTTACGTCGACCAGTTCATACACCTTTGCCACCGCCGGAGCCAAAACGCTCTACGCCTTTGCCAAAGACGCGGCGGGCAATATATCCGCAGCAGCCACGGCAGCGGTAGTCATCACGCTGCCCGACACCACCGCGCCGGTGGTATCAGGCTTCACCGTAACAGGCAGCGCAACCAGCCTGACCGTGGCCGTAACAAACTTCTCGGCCAACGATGACACCGCCGTTACCGGCTATATCATCAGCGAAAGCGCCGTAGCGCCTGCTGCCGCGGCAAGCGGCTGGACATCCACGCCGCCGGCCTCATACACCTTTGCCACCGGAGGCAGCAAAACGCTCTACGCCTACGCCAAAGACGCGGCGGGCAACGTCTCGACATCTGCCGCAGCAACCGTCACCGTCTCCACCGTTCTGCGCAACGGCAACGGCGGCAGCGGCACCGACCCAACCATAGCCGATGCCTTGAAAGCATTGCAGGCGTACCTCGGCCTGGTGACGTTAAGCAGCGACGACCAGATCCGCTACGACGTCGCGCCGCTCTCCAGCAGCGGCGTACCTGAAGGGAACGGTGTGGTTGATTTTTCTGATGCCATAATAATCTTGAGGAGAAGTATCGGAATCGGCAGTTGGTAGGAATGCAATCTTAACGTAAGGGCGCAATGCTTGCGCCCCTGCTGCAATAACCGGCATTGTTGCTATTGCCATCAGGGCGCATGCAATGCGCCCTTACAAAACCATCCGGGAGAACAAACGATGACAACAAATATCTCAAAATACCTGTTGCTGACCTTGACCCTGCTGACCCTCGCCGCCTGCGGCGGGGGAGGTGGGGGCGGCACAACAGACACGACCAAAACCACCGCCACTGTCAAAATAGCCCTGAGCGGCACGTTGCCGGCCGGCACCGCTATTGCCGGGGCCGCCTTAACCTTGACGCTGCCGGACAACGTTATTCCGGAACTGGTCAATGGAGCCGTGGCCGGCAGCGTTGTCACGCCATCCGGTGTCTTTGCCGGAGGGGCGCTGGTTCCTGTGGTTTACAAGGAGGCCACTGCATCCTCCCCCGGCATGGTGGTGATTGCCCTTGCCAGCGCAGCCACAACCGGTGTAGCCGAAACAGGTGAGGTAGCCACCGTCACCTTGCGCCTGACCAACAGCGCCGCACCGACCGCCGGCAGTTTTACGCTGGATCAGAAGGTGACCGATACCTCGGGCAAAGTCGTCAGCGGTTTGAGTGCGATCGTGAGTGGGGTGACGCTGCAGTAATCGTGACGCTGGTTGATCGCGAAGAAGGTGGCCGCGAAAACATCGAGGCGGAAGGGTACTGGCTGAAAGCGCTCTTTGTGAAGTCGGAGCCGGTCGCATAGTACTGTCGCAAGAACAAAACAAGATTGGTGAATGAAAGGGGACACGTTGCGATGTGGTAAAGCAGCCTGTCCCTTTATTACTTTCCAGTTCTCCCAAGAGCGGATGACATACCTTGAGCAGAGCGGCACCGTCAACTATCGCTCGAAAGATGGCCACACGACGAAGAGCTTCAGCGCACTCGACTGGCTGGCACTGATAATCAGCCACATTCCCCGGCATGGTGAGCAGATGGAGCGCTATTACGGATATTACAGCATCGCAGCCAGAGGCAAGCGCAGGAAGCTTGGGCTGGTTGATGTCGAGACAGCTGAAATCGCCGGGCAGGAAGCAGATTCGGCATATCGCAAGAAGTGCCGTGCCAACTGGGCGAGGCTGATCCGGAAGATTTACGAGATTGATCCGCTGACCTGCCCCAACTGCGGCGGCACGATGCGGGTGCTGGCGTTTATCGAAGAAGCGGAAATCCCGTAAGTTTATCTGAAATTGCGTTGACACTACCCGGCGACGGGTGTATTTTCCGTCCAGTCAAAAAAGCAAATTCCTATCCCTTTATCCCACATCCAGGCCCTCTGGAGAATCCGTTCAGGTTTAATGGCGAGAACAGAATCAACCCCATGAATAAACGCTTGATTACGTCAATAGCAAAAATTTCCGCCCCGAAGGTTTCGGGGACGGTCGAGCGGGAACGGCTTTTCCGGCTGCTCGACCATGGGCGGGAGAAGCCCGTGGTATGGATTGCGGCGCCGGCGGGCTCGGGCAAGACCACCCTTGTTTCCGGATGGCTCGACAACCGCCGGATACCCTCCATCTGGTATCAAATCGATAGCGGTGATGCCGATCCTGCCACGTTTTTCATGTATTTCGGCTTGGCGGCGCAAAACGCGGCGCCGAAAAAGAAAAAAAAGCTCCCCGTCCTGACGCCGGAATACTTGATGGGGATCCCCGTGTTCAGCCGCCGCTTTTTTGAGGATGTTTTCAGCAGGCTCCCCATACCAGCCGTCATCGTGTTCGACAACTACCAGGACGCGCCCGCCGATTCACCGCTTCATGAAATCCTGCGGTGCGGCATCGATGCCGCGCCGGCAGGGATCACCTTCGTTGTCCTGAGCAGATGCGATTCACCCCCGCAACTGTCGCGTATCCGTATCACCGATCGGCTCCATTTTCTGGGGTGGTTCGATCTTCGCTTTTCCGTTGAAGAGTCGAAGACCATGGCAATAAGTCATGGTTGCGCAGATCTTGACGATGATGTACTGCTGCGCTTGCATGCAAAAGCCAACGGCTGGGCCGCCGGGCTGGCGCTTCTGCTCAGATCGCGGGAACTGGGGCCTGTCCGTGGCCCATCGTTGAAGACCCCCGCTGTGCTCTTCGATTATTTTGCCGAGGAAATCTTTCGGTTAACCGATGGCGCCACCCGCGATTTCCTGTTGAAAACCTCCCTTTTCCCCTCCACGACTGTCTCCATGGCCGAGCATATTTCCGGAAACAACGATGCCAGCGCCATCCTGGACCGCCTGAACAGAGAACATTATTTTATCGAAAGCCACGTATCCGATGATCCGGTCTATCAGTACCACCCCCTCTTCAGGGAGTTTCTCCTGAACAGGGCGAAGAGCCTGTTCGCGCCCGATGCATTGGCCGATATGCAGCGAGATGCCGCGCGGCTTCTTGAACAGGCCGGACAGATAGAGGATGCGGCACGGCTTTACAGTGATGCCGGAGACAGTGCCGGTCTTGCCCGGTTAGTGACCCGTCATGCTCGGGAACTCTTGCTGCAAGGGAGAAACAAGAGCATTCGGGAATGGATGGCAAGCCTGCCCGAGAAAACGATGAATGACGATCCATGGCTGCTCTACTGGAGCGGGATGTGCTCGTTTCCGATGGATCTGCCCGGAACAAGACAATATCTCGAACAAGCCTTGGCGTTGTTCAGGATGAATGAAGATCTGCCGGGCATCTATCTCTCCTGGGCAGGCATCGTGGATAGCTATGCCTTCGGTGACGAGTGGAAGAGTCTTGACAACTGCATTACGGTCTTCGACGACCTGACAAGCTCCTATCCGTCCTTCCCATCACTGGAAATCGAGCTCGTCGCCTCATCCAGGATGCTGTTATCCCTCACCTTGCGAAAAACGAATCAGCCGGAACGGGTTGAACGTTGGCTTGCTCGCGTTTCCGCGCTGCTGCAGGAAAATCCCTCTTTCGATATCCAGATGGACATCTTTTCCTGCATGAGTCTCTATTATCTCTGGAAAGGGGAGTATGACAAAAATGCCCTGCTGCTTGAACGGGCCGTGGCTGAGGTCAGTCATCGAAAAGCATCTTCCTTTGCGGTCATTCGCATTAAATTGATGAGCGGTATTCATTACTGGATAACGGCAGATTATCAGGCCGCTTTGCAGGCACTCTCCGAAGGGCTTGATGTTTCAGCCAAAAGCGGCGTCCATCTGTATGACTCCCTGTTATGGAGTTTCAAGGCTGCGACCGAAATGGCGGCTGGCGAAATGGAGAATGCGGAGAACTCCATGAAGCATCAACTGAAGTCGCTTCTCGGCATGGAGAATGCGCTGAACAGTTTCTGGTATTACATCAACTCCGCCTGGCATGCGCTCCTTACCGGTAACCCGTCCCGTGCTGCCGAACATATGGAGACCGCCTTTGCCAGGACGGAAAGCATGGGGACCCCATACTACCAGGCATTGTGGCACGTCGCCATGGCGCAGGTGGCCTTTCTGCAGGGGCGTGCCGGTGAGGCGAGAACCCTTGTCCGGACGGCGCACCGCATCAGCCTGACGATGAAAAGCCTGGTTATGGAGTGGTACTCGCTTATGATCGACGCCTGGCTTCTTTTGCAGGAAGGGGAGGAAACGGAGGGGCTTCTATCGCTTCGCCGCGGTCTGTCGCTGGGGAGGAAACACGGCTATGTTCATCTTGAATTCTACCAGCCGACCGTCATGCGCTTTCTTTTTGCAAAGGCGCTGGGGGAGAGGATAGAGCAGGAGTATGTGAAGGGGCTTATCAGGAAACTGGGACTGACGCCTCCCTATCCTCTTGAGGAATGGCCCTATCCTATAAAGATCCACACCCTCGGCCGGTTCGAGATCCTCAAGGACGATGAACCGCTTGTATTTTCCGGGAAAGTCCCGAAAAAGCCGTTGGAACTGCTCAAGGCATTAATTGCCTTCGGCGGCAGGGAAGTGTCCAGGGAACGGGTGACCGACGCCCTCTGGCCCGATGCTGACGGCGACCGGGCCAATAATGCCTTCAAATTTTCGCTGCACCAACTCCGGCTGCTTCTGAACAAGGATACCGCGGTAACGCTGCATAATGGTCTTGTGGCCTTTGACCCCCGTTATTGCCGGATCGACGCGGTGGAGTTCATGCGTCTGTCCGGAGAGGTTATCGCCCTGAGCCGGAAAACGGACCACGACAGCCCCGAATCCGAAGCCCGAAACATCGGCGATCTTGCCCGACAGGCCATGGAACTTTATGGCGGCGATTTCCTCCCAAATGATGTGGAACTCCCCTGGACTGCGCCGGTACGGCATAAGCTCCGCGAAAGGATGCAGCGGATGCTTGATGTTTCAGGGCATCATACCGGAAACCCGGAGCGGTAAAAAACTCACCTTTTTTAAAAATCCCTATCCTATCCCTATCCTTTTCGATGTTAACTTTCTTCCGCAAACCTCAATTCGGTCATTCCCGAAACGATTCCGGGAGAAAGGGTACTCAATGAAAAAAAATCAGAAGAGAGTTTTCAGAAGATTGCAAAAGTTTTCGACCGGACAGCCCGCATATTTGCGGCTGCTGGTCTGGCCGATCATTGCGCTGACGCTTGTTTTCGGACAGGCGTTTATTGTATCACCGGCAATGGCCTTGGGGGGCAGTTATACCCCGGCCGTCAGCGCCGGCAACGTCAGCGCGGGCAGCGCCACCCTGACGTTGAAATTTACCGGGGATTCCTCCACGCTGACCGGGAATTTCACCCTTCTGGCGGGGAACGGCGCCAGTTGCGGCAGCAGCGCTCAAGTCATTGCAGGAACGGACAGCGCGGACAAAGCAATTGGCGTCGCCGGCAGCGTCGTACTTCGCTCAGGCTCCGTGCCGAATATGAGCGTCGCTACCGATTACCCGTACACGGTGGGCAACCTCAGCGCCGCCACCTCCTATACCGCCTGTTTCACCTCCAGCCCAGGTTCTACGCCTGCTTCGGCCAGTTTTAGCACAACAGCCGCCACCCCCCAGGTAGGCGCCTTCATGGGCACGGCCAGCGACACCGCTTTTACAGGCATTGCTCTCCCTTCCGTCATGGCCATTGCCCCGGACGGCGCCCCTTACGTGGCCTTCGGGTATTTGACTTCGGGTGGTGTAGCACACAAAGCCACGGTGAAGCGCTTTAATAGCCAGACCAAAGCGTGGGAACCGGTCGGCGCCGCGGAATTCACCGTCGATGCGGCCAATAGTATCTCTCTGGCCTTTGCCCCGAACGGCGCCGCTTACCTGGCGTCTTCCGACGATAACACCACCAACGGAACCAAGGTGATGAGCTTTAATGGCGCGACCAGTACGTGGGAAGCGGTCGGCGCTACGCCCGTCTCTGCCGGCAGCACCGGTTTTAACTCACTGGCCTTTGCCCCGGATGGCACCCCTTACGTGGCGCTCGTGGAATTTGCAAACGGCGGCCAAGCCAGTGGCTATGTCAAGGTAAAGCGCCTTAACGGTTCGACCTGGGAAGACGTCGGCGCCCTGCCCGCCGACTACGCCACATACAGCTCCCTGGCCTTTACCCCCAACGGCGGCCTTTACCTGGCGTACGTGAAGACTGCACACTCAGGCGCGGACTGGGGCACCGCCACGGTGAAGTTCCTTGCGAACCCGGCGGATCCCGGCGCTACCTGGGCAGATATCAACAATGATCCATCCAGTTCCTATATCTACGGCGTTAGCGGCCTCTCCCTGGCTATCGCCCCGAACGGCACACCCCATGTAGCTTTTATGGATGCCGACACACGCTATCCCATAGTGATGCGCTACCTGAACGGCGCCTGGATCAAGGTCTGGAACGGCAGCGCCAATATAACAGCCGGCAGGGCGGCCGGCATGGGCAACCTGGTCATTGCCCCGGACGGCACGCCATATCTGGCGACCGCGGATGAAAACACAGATCGCTCACAAACGCCGCTATTCGGCTTTAACGGCACGGACTGGATTCCTTTCGGCAGCAACTCTACCATCTATAATTGGGGCCAGACTGCTCAACCGACCGTGGCCATTGCTCCGAACGGCATACCGTATGTGTTGATTAATGATATTAACACTTTCAACCCCATGATAATGAAGGCGAACACCGACCCCATTCTCGCCGGCGTCACTACCGGCGCGGCGAGCAACATCACCACCACCGGCGCCACCGTGGCCGGGACGGTAAACACCACCGACGGCGGAACCACCACGGTTAGCTTTGAATATGGCGCTGACACCAGGTACGGCAGTCACACTACCCCCGTTACCGGCCAGTCGGCCGGCGCGTCAGCTTCCGCCTCCATCACGGGGCTGTTCTGCGGCGCCACCTACCACTACCGGATCAAGGGAACAAGCAGCCGCGGCCCCGCCTACGGCAGCGACAATACCTTTGCCACCTTGGACTGCCAGCCAGGCCCGGCGCTGACCACTCCGAGCGCCAGCAATATAACCGTGGGGGGGGGCGCCACCCTGCAGTTTCAGGCAAGCGCCGTCAGCACCGGGTATTACACCGTGATGGCGGGGGCCGATGTCACCTGCGGCACCGCCTTGCAAATCAGGGGAGGCAAGGACAGCAACGGCAACACCGCAGCCATTTCCGGCTCCATGGCGCTGCAAGCCAACACTCCCGCCAGCATACAGTTAAACAGCCTGACCAACGCCGCCTACACCGTCTGCTTTACCGCCGGCACCAGCAGCACGCTGGCAACCGTTGCCTCGTTCAACCTGCTGACCCGCCCGGATTTCAGCTGGCAGCCGCTCGGTACAGCCGGAGCTTTCAGCGGCGATGCGTCATACATCAAACTCGCCATTTCACCAACGGACAACACCCCCTACGTGGTGTTTCAGAATAATGTTCCCGGTGACCCGGATAATGGCAAGGCTGTGGTGAAGAGCTACAACGGCACATCCTGGAGCACGGTCGGTTCCGGCGGTTTCTCCACCGGAGACGCCTCTTTCATCTCTATGGCCATTGACAGTAACGGTAAACCTTATGTGGCGTATCAGGACAGTGGCAACAGCGGCAAAGCCACGGTGAAGTCTTACAATAATGGCACTTGGGGCGAAATCGGGGTTACCGGCGGATTTTCCTCAGGTTTGGCCCAATACATCTCCATGACCTTTGCGCCGATGGGCAACGTTCCCTATGTGGCATACGCCGACGGCAGCGGCAGCAATAATGGCTCAATCACGATGCAAGAGAACACAACCGGCAGTTGGAGCGTAGATGGGACCGGGACCGCCATCTCCGCCGCGAACGCCTCCAGCATCTCCCTGGCCTCTGATTCATATTCTCAACAATATGTCGCGTATATTGACGGAAGCGACCTTAACAATAAACAGGTGAAGGTCCGGTACTATTATAATGATCCTGCTTTTCCTCTTTGGGATAACTACCCGGCGGTCTCAAGCAATTCACTCACCGATCTCTCCAATCTCTCCCTGGCGGTTGCGTCAGACTGCACACTCTACGTGGCATATCTGGATGGCGGGCAAATAACGGTGAAGACTCCCTCGCAGAGCGGCCCGGGGTGGAATGAGGTTGGCGCTCTGGCCTCCGTCGCCGGAACCGTTACCTACCCAACTCTGCTCTTGTCGCCGGATAACACCCCTTATGTGGTGTATATTGATAGCAGCAACGGCAAGGTCATGGTAATGCGTTACACGGCAGGCGCCTGGAGTCCGGTTATAGGCGCCACCTCCGGCGGCAGCATAGGAACTGGCCAAAAGCCTTCCCTGGCTTTTGACAAGGATGGCATCGCTTACGTGGCATATTGGGATGTCGCTACCTCTAAAATCGTCGTAAAAAAGGCGGCAACCGCTTCCGCAGCCGTGACCGGCAAGGCAGGCAACATCAGCACCTCCGGCGTCACGCTGAACGGCACGGTGAGCGCCAATGGCGCGGCCACCACGGTAAGTTTCGAATATGGCGCAACCACCACCTACGGCACCACCGTCTCAGCCACTCCAGGTTCGTTGTCGGCGAGCGACAGCGATGTGGCGGTATCCGCTCACATCACTGGCAGCTTCACCCCTGGCGCCACCTATCACTTCAGGGTCAAAGCGGTGAATCCCGACTTCGTAGATCCAATCACCGGCAGCGACCAGACGTTTACTGTGCCTAAGATCGACCAGGCCACCCTGAGCGTAACCGGCATCTCCGGCAGCGCCTATTATGGCCAGAGCGGCATCACCGCCGGTGTCTCCGGCGGCAACGGCAGCGGTGCAGTTACCTACAGCGCCGGTTCCTCCACCGCCTGTTCGGTAGACGCCACGTCCGGCGCAGTTTCCATAACCAGCGGCAGCGGCACCTGTGCCATCATTGCCACCAAAGCGGCCGACAGCACCTACAACGCGGCCACCAGCGCGGCGGCAACGCTTACGGTTACCACCGCGAGCCAGTCCGCACTGAGCGTAACAGGCATTTCAGGTAGCGCCTACTACGGCCAGAGCGGCATAACCGCTGCGGCATTAGGCGGCCTCGGCACCGGCGCAGTCAGCTACAGCGCCGGCTCCTCAACCGCTTGTACGGTAGACGCCACGTCCGGCGCAGTTTCCATAACCAGCGGTTCCGGCGCCTGTGCCATCACCGCCACCAAGGCGGCTGACGGCAATTACAACGCGGCCACCAGCGCGGCGGCAACGCTTACGGTTACCAGGGCCACCGCCACCGTAACTCTGGGCAGCCTGACTGCCACCTACGACGGCACGGCAAAAAGCGCCAGCGCCACCACCACGCCGACCGGCAAAACCGTTACCTTCACCTATGACGGCAGCGCCACTGCACCGGCCAGCGCCGGAAGTTACGCGGTAATCGGCACGATCAGCGACAGCAACTATCAAGGTGCAGCTACCGGTACCTTGGTAATTGCCACCGCCACCGCGCCCACCCTGAAAATCTTCGCCCTGGCAGACGGCAGCATCACTAATACCGCCACCCTCAACATCAGCGGTAGCGCCGCCGGTGCAAACGCTATCAAATCCATAACGATCAACGGGGTGGCGGTGTCTCCCGCCGCTGATGGCAGCTTCTCGTATGCGGTTACGCTGCAATCGGGCAAAAACACCATTACCACCGTAGCCACCGACAACGCTGATTTGACCGCAAGCGACAGCCGCAGCATCATCCTGGACACCACTGCTCCGGCGATCACCATCTCTTCGTTGGCCGATAACAGCGCCCTGGCGGCCGCCTCGGTTACGATAACCGGAACCGTGGACAAGACAGCAACGGTCCAGGCGACGGTCAACAACGGAACCGCCCAATCCGCCGCCATGACCGGTACCAGCTTCAGCGTTACCCTGAATCTGGAGGCAGGGAGCAACATCATTGAGGTCAAAGCTACCGACTTGTCTGGTAACAGCACCATGGTCAAGCGTACAGTGGTTTCCGACACCACCAGGCCGACCCTGGCGATCACCGACCCGGTTCAGGACATGACCACCAATCTGGCCTCCATGACAATCTCCGGCACGGTAACCGATGCCCTGACCGCCGTCAGCGTCACCATAACCTGCGACGGCAATAGCTACACCTCGCAGGTGGTAAACGGCGCATTCCAGCAGCAGATCAGCTTTACCACGGCAAAACAGTACGCCATAAGCGTAACCGCCACGGATCAGGCGGGCAACAACGTCACGGCGCAGCGAAACGTAATCTATGCACCGTCTACTCCTACGCCAACGCTTCCTTCCGGCGACATCAACGGTGACGGCAAGGTGGATATCAGCGACGCCTTATTGGCTTTGCAGATGGCCGTGGGTCTGGCAACCCCCAGCCCAGCCCAACTGGCGGCCGGCGACGTTGCCCCGCTGGTGAACGACAAGCCGTCGTCTGATGGAGTTATCGACATCGCCGACGCCATGCTGATACTGGAAAAGGCGGTTGGGATGCTGACTTGGTAGTGATAGAGTCAATCAAATTGGCATTAATTGGGGCGCGGGCATCTTGCCTGTGTTTCAAGCGGAGTTTGAATAGGCAGGCTGGAAGCCTACCCTCCCAAAGTGTCATCTTGAAAGCAAAACAGGATACGAATCCAAAGAAAATACGAGGAGATAACATGAAGATATTTGCAACCATAGCATCGTCGCTGCTGTTAATGCTTGTCATCACCGCCTGTGGCGGCGGTTCCAGTCCCACTCCCGTCGCCGCCAACACCACCGTCTCCGGCATCGCCTCCAAGGGCCCGATCGTCAACGGCGTAGTCAAGATATATTCGGTCATAGACGGCGCCAAAAGCACACTGCTCGCCCAGACCACCACCGACGCCAACGGCAACTACACCGCCAATCTCGGCAGCTACGTGGGTCCGATCATAGTCGAGGCGAGCGGTTCCTACCTGGACGAGGCCACCGGTACAACCAAGACCATTCCAGCGGATTCTCCCATTCACGCCGCGCTCCCCTTGGCGCAGGGCGCGGTCAACCTGCCGGTAACGGCCCTCACCGAACTTGCCTACCTCAAGACCGACGCTGACCTGACCGCATCGGCAATCAGCGCAGCCAACACCCTGGTTTCCGATCTCTTCAAGGTAGACATCATCGCCACCTCGCCGGTAGTACCAACAGCCGCTGTCCTTGCCACCGCCACCCAGGCCCAGAAAGACTACACCCTGGCCCTGGCAACCGTATCCCAACTGGCCAGTACCGCAACCGGTACCAGCGACACCGACAAACTGAACAATGCCCTGACGACAATAGGGCAGGGCATATCACCCACCGGCATGACCACCGCCACTGTTAGCGCCATCCAGAGCGCCCTGACTACCTTCGTCAGCAACCCCAACAACCAGACCGGCGTCAGCGACACCGCAACTACCAGCCTGATAAACGTCGGCACCCTTACAAAGAGATATAAACTGAGTCTCCAGGGGACCTTCACCCCAGGCAGCGTTACCGGCCTTCAGTTCGATCTGACGCTTCCGGCGGGAGTCACCCTCAACGTCAACAGTTCCACCTCGGCCGTCCTCTCCAGCAGCCTGACCCTTTCGGGTGATGTGCATTCCGGTGCCCTGCTGGCGGCCAATTACTCGTCCGGCAGCCTGACCGTCGGCATTATCACCACAAACGGGTTCAGCACCGGCGAGGTAGCCACGTTGACCTGCAATGTCCCTGCTGGAGCGAGCGCGCCCAGCGCCTCCTCATTCTCCGTCGCCAACATCAGGAGCATCGACAAGAACGGCGCCACGGTGTCTGGAACCACGATCACCATCAAGTAACGTAACACTGAGGGAAGGGGACCGGCTTTTTCAATAAAGGGCCGGTCCCCTTCTCATTATCATGGATCCGGCCTAAATAGTTGAGGCGCTTTCTTGGCGTCAAGCTACGAAACCCGCTGAGCAGTAAAACCCCCCACTTTCACCTCCCCGCAGCAAACCCCCATTTTTTGACCCACGTCATAATCTTTTCCTCCCGGATGCCCTATGCTGACATCATCAACAAAGGGGGAGGAAGCAATGGAATTCAATAACGACCTCGGCAACAAGGCAATTCAGGAAGTGATCGGCGCATACCCGGAAATCGGCGGGATATTGAACCGTTTCGAGATCGGTTGCGTCACCTGCAAGGTGGGGATCTGCCTCTTGAAGGATGTGGTCTCCATCCACGGCCTTTCAAAAGAGGACGAAGCGCGGATCGAGGCTGAAATCAACGCATATCTGGAAATGCGGTGAATGGTCGATGGTGGATGGTTGATGGTTAAAAATCAAAGGCATATATAAAAAGGAGAATCAACATGAGCAATTTGGGATGCGGCTGCCCCGGCAGCATGGCACGGGTAATCGAGAGAGAAGAGACAACAACTGCAACCACCTGCAGGGCGCAGTCAGAACTTCGGCAGTGGCCGGTGCAGCTCCACCTGGTCCCGCCGACCGCCCCGTATTTCAACCAGAGCGATATACTGATCTCGGCAGACTGCGTTGCCTTCGCCCTCGGGAGCTTCCACGGCGATCTGCTGCGAGGGAAGGCGCTGGCCATAGCCTGCCCGAAACTGGACGATAGCGGCGTGTATGTGGAAAAACTGGCGACGATCTTCCGGGAAAACGAGGTGAAAA
This genomic window contains:
- a CDS encoding transposase, giving the protein MRCGKAACPFITFQFSQERMTYLEQSGTVNYRSKDGHTTKSFSALDWLALIISHIPRHGEQMERYYGYYSIAARGKRRKLGLVDVETAEIAGQEADSAYRKKCRANWARLIRKIYEIDPLTCPNCGGTMRVLAFIEEAEIP
- a CDS encoding ATPase AAA, with the protein product MNKRLITSIAKISAPKVSGTVERERLFRLLDHGREKPVVWIAAPAGSGKTTLVSGWLDNRRIPSIWYQIDSGDADPATFFMYFGLAAQNAAPKKKKKLPVLTPEYLMGIPVFSRRFFEDVFSRLPIPAVIVFDNYQDAPADSPLHEILRCGIDAAPAGITFVVLSRCDSPPQLSRIRITDRLHFLGWFDLRFSVEESKTMAISHGCADLDDDVLLRLHAKANGWAAGLALLLRSRELGPVRGPSLKTPAVLFDYFAEEIFRLTDGATRDFLLKTSLFPSTTVSMAEHISGNNDASAILDRLNREHYFIESHVSDDPVYQYHPLFREFLLNRAKSLFAPDALADMQRDAARLLEQAGQIEDAARLYSDAGDSAGLARLVTRHARELLLQGRNKSIREWMASLPEKTMNDDPWLLYWSGMCSFPMDLPGTRQYLEQALALFRMNEDLPGIYLSWAGIVDSYAFGDEWKSLDNCITVFDDLTSSYPSFPSLEIELVASSRMLLSLTLRKTNQPERVERWLARVSALLQENPSFDIQMDIFSCMSLYYLWKGEYDKNALLLERAVAEVSHRKASSFAVIRIKLMSGIHYWITADYQAALQALSEGLDVSAKSGVHLYDSLLWSFKAATEMAAGEMENAENSMKHQLKSLLGMENALNSFWYYINSAWHALLTGNPSRAAEHMETAFARTESMGTPYYQALWHVAMAQVAFLQGRAGEARTLVRTAHRISLTMKSLVMEWYSLMIDAWLLLQEGEETEGLLSLRRGLSLGRKHGYVHLEFYQPTVMRFLFAKALGERIEQEYVKGLIRKLGLTPPYPLEEWPYPIKIHTLGRFEILKDDEPLVFSGKVPKKPLELLKALIAFGGREVSRERVTDALWPDADGDRANNAFKFSLHQLRLLLNKDTAVTLHNGLVAFDPRYCRIDAVEFMRLSGEVIALSRKTDHDSPESEARNIGDLARQAMELYGGDFLPNDVELPWTAPVRHKLRERMQRMLDVSGHHTGNPER